In Betta splendens chromosome 3, fBetSpl5.4, whole genome shotgun sequence, the genomic window ACTGGCTTGAGCCTCTGCTGGAGCGAGTGGCTGaggtacatacacacacacgcacacatatatgcaaacacacacacacaagctgtaaaCTCTGTACCttctgttgagcggttgtttcTCTTGGTGCTTGGATCATGTGCTAAACCAAAGTCATGTCTATCGGGTCATTTGAAAGCAGGAAGgagcaggggtcaaaggtcgactccaaagcagcaggagcagattGTCGGTCTAACAACATGGATGCTTCAGAACACATGGGGCTGGCTGTTTCTTACTGTATGAAGGCTGATGCTGGTTTATGCTACACGTTCGATTACATAATAAAGTTAAAGACAGCTCTGTTACTGGGAATTGGCTTTTGTTTATATgcatttaactttttaaatatttgatacGATTCCTGCAGTTTGATCCTCAAACGCTGTTTCGCAGTTGagtaaaaaaattaaatctgcCTGCAGCCAAATCTGACTCATTTCACTGTCAGAGTAATTGACCttgcttttatttgcttcagctctgcttctaaataataaatcagtcaacacaaaaaaatgaaaggaTGAAAAGTGCAGCTTGCGTAGGTGAAACCTCATGAGTCATGTATAAATGCCTGCAGCCAAAATGAaggcccagcagctggaggctccaTTCTCTTGGTCATTATGGACTTCAGCTGCGAGTTGATTTTAAGTTGATGTGAAAAGAAAAAGCTTCTTTACCTTCGGTTCAACTTTATAAACAAATGAGCTAATGGTGAATGTGATAAAGTACTGATGTTGAAGGAAATTTTCACTTCAGCCACATGAAAATGTGTCTAGAAGGAATAAAACATCTGCAGTgatgctgcttgttttattCTTAAATTGTTTCATCAACTACTGTTTCCTTGTGTTGCAGGATAAAACCAGAGTAGTTTCTCCTATTATTGATGTCATTAACATGGACAACTTCCAGTATGTCGGAGCCTCAGCAGACCTCAAAGGAGGTAAAGTCTTGTTTCTTCTCTTTTGAGTCGTTTTGATTATTTAGTCCATTCTTTGTTTGAATACCTGGAAAATTATGTAATCAGGGTTTGTTGGGTTTAAACCTTAGCGCTCACTGTCTCTCTTATTTAGTGTCAGAGGTTTGAAACGATGCTGCCCACGCTTTTCTTTTATAGTTTATCAATCACTTTATTTATCCTTTAGGCACGTCTGCCGGCTGTTCAGAAGGATGCGAGGGAGGGGAGCAGTATAGGGTTGTGTTCATTATTGTGCTTCCACATTTGAAGTTATAATATTGTTTAATGTGTcgtatttattcatttgataCTAACGATGCATCAAATCCAGCGTCTGGGCTTTTATAAGGGCTTTTATTTCGGTCACGCTGCTTTAGTTTTTGGCTGAAGCAAGCAGCCGGTTTCACAACTCCTAACAGCTGACAACACGCTGCCTCCTCAGCAgcaaagcacagacacacacaggtagagACAAATAATGCAGCATTTGGAAGCTAAACAGCCGGGTGATTTCCCCCAGGAGCCGGTGCTAAGCACCAGCACAGTTTAAAAGACAGAAAATTGAACTTGCTTCCAGTCAGGTGGGCGACAAATGAATGGGCGCGAAGCTCCTCGTCTACGGCGTGTGTCAATGAGCAGCTGGTTTTTAAAGGGGATAAGACGGAATAAAAGAGAGATTAAATGATTTACAGCTCGATTCTTCTTGGAAATATAGGCACCGAATAAAAGATAAGCTGCAGAAACATCACGCGTGTGACTTATAGTAGTGTGGTTCTTGTGTGTATTTGCCTAGGTTTCGACTGGAACCTGGTGTTTAAATGGGACTACATGACTCTGGAGCAGCGACGAGCCAGACAGGGAAACCCCATCGCCCCTATAAAGTGAGACTGCTGgaggttttggtttgttttcgAGGAGCTGCCATAAATATTTGATTAGTCTATTTTGTTCCAATATATCTTTGTCTGCTTTTCATTCTCGTGTGATTTATCCTGTTGTCTTGATGTTGACACACTGTAAATGAAAACTTGCAGAACATCATTTGATGATGTTCGATGCTCGGGTCTCTAGAGTAAATAGAGAAACGGAGTTGAACTaatctccatcctctctctgtctccctccctctctctctgccctgtAGGACTCCTATGATAGCAGGAGGCCTGTTTGTCATGGATAAGGAGTACTTTGAGCAGCTGGGAAAGTATGACATGATGATGGATGTTTGGGGAGGAGAAAACCTGGGTGAGTGCTGCTAAATGCAAATTTGGCAAAGTCACAGTGGAGCATGAAGTTACtaaaatgatgatgaagaatataatggaAGTTTCTGAGCGAGAGGACACGTCAGATAGAGGAGATTAGTGAATAGACACTTGCATTCAGCTGCTGTAATGGGTCTCTCCCAGGGTCATGAGCTTGCTCTGGGTTCTAAAACGCTTTATATTTGTAAGGTCTAGTCATTCATTTCTTTATCATTCACAGCTCCTTACATTTACAGTTTCAACTAAAGCTAACGCTAATCAATGATTATAAACCCTGTAATTATTTGTTAGAATGGTGAGGGTGGCCCTATCAGTGCAGCGCTGCAGTAGTCACGACAAGGTCGAATCCCTAAAGGTCAAGATCTCCATATGCTTTCATCTAGTTTAAGTTATTAACAGATGCGAGTGCTGACGAGTCTGGGATTTAGCGCGTGAACAGCACAGAGTACGCGTCTCACGCTGTGATGGACTCATGAGATCATCTTGGTCTCGGGACCGTGGGGGGTCAAACCAGAACAAACACACCTCTCAGAGAAACGATAATCTCTGAGACTCGTCGGCGGTGATGTGAAAATTGTTAGGATGAGCGTCTGAAAATAACCAAAAGCAATACTACACAGCGATACGACAGCAGCTGTGTCTCCCTGTTGGTGTTGTCAGGATTCAGTGGGGAAATGATGAAGAATCAACAGCGAGCCGAATGATTCATGCCTCTCTCGAGGCGCTGTGATTAATTATGTCGACGGTTCAGAAACTGGTTTTCTTGTGCGCTTATTAATATGCTGGCAATGTAGGAGAAGGTATGTGACATTATCAGCGCGTGCAATTAGCAGCCTTGATGTTTCTAAGCCAACGGTTGTCACACAGCGTTGTTGTGCGTTGCAGAGATCTCGTTCCGAGTGTGGCAGTGCGGCGGCAGCCTGGAGATCATCCCCTGCAGCCGAGTGGGCCACGTCTTCAGGAAGCAGCATCCGTACACGTTCCCCGGAGGCAGCGGAACGGTGTTTGCCAGGTAaagactgtaaacacacactcacttctgTACTTGAACAATCATTTTTAATGCATAATGCATAGATATCTATTTGCTCTTCTGTCCCCCAGCAGCTGTTTTATTAGCTATGTAGAAAAATCCTTCACCATCTGAAGCCACCTACTTGAATCAGGCGGGGGTGTCTGTTGTTCTTGgtgttaactttttttttatacaatagGAGCTGCATTATGGAGTTGTTCTGCAGCTCCAAGCATCACGTCAGTGTCACAAAGGGTAAAACAGCAGCTAATACACCACCACCAAACTGTAAAAAGTCAGTTAATGCTCCAGGTAAATACGGCTGCACTGTTGTTAGTGgaggaataaataaaagccATAATCCACGAAACCATGAAAGTGAGTAATGGAGAACCTGATACAAGCAAGGATATGGATCTCTGCTCTGAAACGGTCTCCAACCACAAGCAACCACTCCTGTCCAGCGGCTCACAGCTCTGATTACCGCTGCACGGCTGATCGACAAACGGATAACAGGGATTTTCAGTCGGCTGCGGTTTTCGCGGTGCTGCCGGGGTCACAAATGGCAGAAATGACGGGTGCAAGCGTTTGACATGTGCTGTGTTTTAGTCACAGTGAAAAGTTGGCGCCTCAGTCATTCTGGGACCTAAAATCATGTGGATGGGTCATGATGTTTTTATGGCAACCACCTTTtaataggaaaaaaaacccaactaaatgtgtttttaatttatttgggACAAAGACTccagtggatgtgtgtgtaaCACTTGATTAAATTGTCTCTTAGAGTGAAATTATTAATACTTCAGTTATATAATGGTTAATAGTTTATAATAATACTGTAAACAATAAGTTGTGGTTTTAAGTCCCAATAGCTCAATATGGTTTGCAATAAAGCGTGATGTTTGGTTcccaaaaggaaaaaaatataacCAAATAATCACAAGAAGCCAGAATGAGGACATGTTTCATAGTTTTGCATAAAATGGCTACAAAATAAACCAAGTGTCCAAATACAATACAAGTCATTATCTCATGATACATTATTAGTATCTGATGTCGCTCCCGCTGACATTGAGGGGAGCGATGACAATGCACCTGTTGCCTCCGCTCGGATTATGTGGTAGAGACGGGAGCAGCTTACAATGAGGAGAAAGGGCCTTAAAGTGCAGCTCCCCAGTGGCTCCATCTGACAATACACACGTCTGGCGTCCTTTCAACCAGGGTCCAAACAGCTTTTCATTTCCAATGCCTTAGTTGGAGCCTTAAACAGAACAATGGCTAGattgtcttttttgttgttgctgtttaaaGGTTCATTGTTAGTTGGAATCtacttttttttagtttaatggTTGCTGCTAGTAAATAATTTATTCTCGTGATCAGACGTTTCTGGAAATATCTGGGGCATACAGTGGCAGAAGCCTCATGAAGGGCACTGGCTCTACCTGATGAAAATGCATCACCGCACGGCTGAAGGTAGAACTTCTGTCCCTGTGTGGAGCAGTGCTGGATATATTTAGCAAATCATAAGACCTTGTGAGTCTTTCCGCTCAAAAATTGTTAAGCTGTTGTGTGACAGCCACCGGGGGACTGTCTGAAGTGCAGGATTGGCTGCAGCTGTCACTTGTTTCCATCATGGATTCCTTTGACACTTTCTCTCTCATTCACTTGGTCCAGAAAATGTCAGAAACTAGAACGTAATGCAGTATCTGCAAATTGCCCGACAGACAGAGGATGATGCAGAAATGACACTGCTTCCTTAAGTGGTCTGTTTAACTTGGTGCCAGCCAAGCGATACGCCGGTGAATGATGGGAATGGTTCCCATGGAAACGACTTGTAGTGGTCAGAAATTTTCAAGATCTTTGACTAAGGCTGGTGGAAGAGAACCAGGGACCGTCTGCCTTCACTCTTGGCTGTGTCATGGATGTAGCACGCTCCATGGCAACTgtacacttcctgtttacacCCCCTGTAAAGTTAGACCATTATAGTTCTATAAGTAGCATCAATGAGTCCAATACCACCGATAGTCAGAAGGGTTAGAGCCTCCTTCACCCGTTCTTAAGCTGTTGAACGCAGTCCCctgataaataaatgtgtttcctgtggAACTCTGCCCTCTGATGGCTGAATCCATGCATCAAAGCAGGATGTTGTGACTGTGACGTCCTTCCGTCCTTCCCAGTGTTGGACACACGCCTGacgctttgtctttgtctcccgCTCTGTCAGGAACACGAGGCGAGCAGCGGAGGTGTGGATGGATGAGTATAAGAACTTCTACTACGCTGCCGTCCCATCGGCGAGAAACGTCCCCTACGGAAAGTAAGTGCCTCGGGGTGTAAAGCCTTTGACTTAAATTTGCCACTCAGCccgacagctgtgacaaaagtCAGCAGCCGCTTTTACTGAAGTGACGTTAAGCAGTCAGGGATTTGTCATGACTCCTCCCCTGCGGGCCAAGCCTCAGACGTGCCCCGGGCCCCTCTGCAGAAGGGCTGCTCGTCTCACAGCCTCTGAGCCTCGACTGATTTATTCAGAccacaaatgaacacattttaaaaccCTCTTTCAGTATCCAGAGTCGCTTGGAGATGAAGAAGAGATTAGCGTGTAAGCCGTTCAAATGGTACCTGGAAAACGTCTACCCGGAGCTGAGGTGAGAAGAACGGCTGGTGTTGTGCAGTGGATGCTGGAATGAGACGTGAATGACATTCAGGAACCTGTAACAGATCTGGGTTCATTAGAGATCACAGCTCTGCCATTAGCAGCAGTGCAGGGGTTTAACCTCCTGTGCGTTTGGCTCTATTATGTTTTATTCTTGAATGAGACTCAAATGACTGTAGTGGCACTAATGACTAACTATTAGAAGCAATTATGATTAAACCGCATTATTACATGTTGTGAGGTTTGTAATTTATTACTTTCAAGAATGGGattaaattgtaataattacagaTGAAATGGCTAAAAGACTGGACTATTCCTGTTTGTTAGTGAAATTCTTAAACGCAGATGATAAAACCTATATTCAGGTGATTCCAGGGTGATTTAATGCCGCTGTTCGTGTTCAGGGTTCCGGATCACCAAGACATAGCGTTTGGAGCCCTGCAGCAGGGAGGGAACTGTCTGGACACCCTGGGTCACTTCGCCGACGGTGTGGTAGGCATCTATGAGTGCCACAACGCCGGGGGAAACCAGGTAGCGTTGCCACGACGACATTTACAGGTCAGCTTATGATGTCCTTGCTCGTAAACCACCGGGTGGTAAGTGCTGGCACCGGTGATGGGAGCACAGTGGTTCTGAATGAGGAGCGGATCACAAGCTTTAGCGGTGGAGCTTGAGGGACAGTGCTTGAGAACCACTGGAGGATCGAATGCAATATCATCCTAATTTGCTAATTTGCATTAACTTTAAGCCTTACAGTGTATTGCATTAGTAGGGGACTTCCATTTGTGTGACTTGTGTATTAATTCTGCTGCAAACACCTGCACCGAAgcatcagcttccagacagAATATCGGAAATATGACAGCAGTTAGAGGACGTAGAAAtactttggtgtgtgtgtgtgtgtgtgtgtgtgtgtgtgtgtgtgtgtgtgtgtgtgtgtgtgtttctctttctctctctctctctttctttctctctttctctctctctctctctctctgctgtttctcaAATAGTTTCCTCTAGAAATAGAGCGACAGGTGTTGTAGCCTTGTGGGGAGGCTGGGGTCCAATTTAGACACCACTACTTTTGCATAACTGCTGAACTGCGACTGTTGAGTCGTCATTTTGTAATTGTGCCACATATTTAATGTTGTATGGGAGTTTCATTTTTGTATGATGTCACTAACTTAACAAGTCGCTGCAGCTGTTTTGTTCCAAAGTAGCACATCACACTGTTGTTGCAACACAACACTCTGGGAAACCAATCAAGCTATGTCAAGCATGTGTGAGACCCTGTTTTACTGCTTGTTGGGCCTAAACCCAGTTTTATTCCTCGTCTTGATGGGAGAGATGTTCCTATCAGTGCTGTTTGCGTTCTGATTCCTCTTGGTGGTAATCACATACATCTGTCCTGGCTGAAACTCACTGCTTTGAGTTTTCAAACTATCTCAAAATCAATTGATTTGAAAATTTAATTTAGCCAAATAAGACGAGGGTTCCTGACTGCCAATATCATGCAGTATCAGGGAAATCTACCTTTATCTGCTGGCTTTACATTAAAAGCTTGGTTTCCTTGGTTGGTGTGATGTGTTCAGGCAGAACTCAATGgaagtcttttgttttttgaggGGTtagaacaaaagaacaaactAAATCATGGATTAGAAAACTCCAAACTACGTTATTGGCTTAACCTTGTGTGATGACTTGTTCATTGCAGGAATGGGCCCTGACCAAGGATAAATCAGTCAAACACATGGACCTGTGTCTAACTGTGGTTGATAGAACGGCCAGCTCCCTCATCAGGCTTCAGGGCTGCAGAGAGAACGACAGCAGACAGGTGAGGACGCAGCGTTTTTTTTTCGCGTCTGCGCCGCCGGTGCTTTCGTGTGCGCCGTTTCACCGTTGCTCCGTCCCTCCTCGCAGAAATGGGAGCAGATCGAGTCCAACGCCAAGCTTCGCCACGTGGGCAGCAACCTCTGCCTGGACAGCCGCAGCGCCAGGA contains:
- the galnt2 gene encoding polypeptide N-acetylgalactosaminyltransferase 2 isoform X2, producing the protein MVAGSFLLPSLPSTDRPTDRRSPAEAARRSALHGQPADRDDTQQPEPNRSATTAAAMRRKSRILLCFAVLWVLGIAYYFYSGTAMSRKDDWGSSDLSVRNRAHSADDKAHNPETLPPGKVRWQDFDQDLYVGATVVRPGQDPYARNKFNQVESDKLRMDRAVPDTRHDHCRHKQWRSDLPASSVVITFHNEARSALLRTVVSVLKKSPSHLVKEIILVDDYSDNSEDGALLGKIEKVRVLRNDRREGLMRSRVRGADAATAPVLTFLDSHCECNDNWLEPLLERVAEDKTRVVSPIIDVINMDNFQYVGASADLKGGFDWNLVFKWDYMTLEQRRARQGNPIAPIKTPMIAGGLFVMDKEYFEQLGKYDMMMDVWGGENLEISFRVWQCGGSLEIIPCSRVGHVFRKQHPYTFPGGSGTVFARNTRRAAEVWMDEYKNFYYAAVPSARNVPYGNIQSRLEMKKRLACKPFKWYLENVYPELRVPDHQDIAFGALQQGGNCLDTLGHFADGVVGIYECHNAGGNQEWALTKDKSVKHMDLCLTVVDRTASSLIRLQGCRENDSRQKWEQIESNAKLRHVGSNLCLDSRSARMGGLTVEVCSPSLNQQWKFTLNLQS
- the galnt2 gene encoding polypeptide N-acetylgalactosaminyltransferase 2 isoform X1 gives rise to the protein MVAGSFLLPSLPSTDRPTDRRSPAEAARRSALHGQPADRDDTQQPEPNRSATTAAAMRRKSRILLCFAVLWVLGIAYYFYSGTAMSRKDDWGSSDLSVRNRAHSADDKAHNPETLPPGKVRWQDFDQDLYVGATVVRPGQDPYARNKFNQVESDKLRMDRAVPDTRHDHCRHKQWRSDLPASSVVITFHNEARSALLRTVVSVLKKSPSHLVKEIILVDDYSDNSEDGALLGKIEKVRVLRNDRREGLMRSRVRGADAATAPVLTFLDSHCECNDNWLEPLLERVAEDKTRVVSPIIDVINMDNFQYVGASADLKGGFDWNLVFKWDYMTLEQRRARQGNPIAPIKTPMIAGGLFVMDKEYFEQLGKYDMMMDVWGGENLEISFRVWQCGGSLEIIPCSRVGHVFRKQHPYTFPGGSGTVFARNTRRAAEVWMDEYKNFYYAAVPSARNVPYGNIQSRLEMKKRLACKPFKWYLENVYPELRVPDHQDIAFGALQQGGNCLDTLGHFADGVVGIYECHNAGGNQVALPRRHLQEWALTKDKSVKHMDLCLTVVDRTASSLIRLQGCRENDSRQKWEQIESNAKLRHVGSNLCLDSRSARMGGLTVEVCSPSLNQQWKFTLNLQS